Genomic segment of Panicum virgatum strain AP13 chromosome 9N, P.virgatum_v5, whole genome shotgun sequence:
catatttttctctttttcttctctccttttctttggctcatctctctctccgccccctcgccgccgaAGAGTCTGCTTGAGCTCCACCGCAGCCGGATCCGCCCTCTGGCCTCCCTCTCCCATGGTGGCAGCGCCGGCGTAGACCTCCGCGGGGCCCTGGCGGGTCCACGGAGCCGTCGGGTGCCCCCCTCCCTCCGATGAAGCTACAGTAACGGTCGCGTTCATACGTATTAAAATTATGGCACGTAACCATGCATGCCACCACGCGTATGATCATCAACCTAATACCATGAAAGTCTAGTTGCATTTCTTGGACAGAGACACAGAGATATTATTGTAACAAAACATTAGTCAATTCGTTAATCGTATGGCAAAATACGAGAATATCCTTGCCGTTATCTCCTTAACCGGAGATTATTCCTATCAGGTGCGGCGACGCTCGAACGACGAAATTCCAAAACTGCCCCTCGGCCTCGCTCTCCTTTTAGGTTTCCTCCAACGGGGCCTGTAAAGCGCCCCCCACCCTACCTAGGGGTCTTTGGGGGAGCGAGCGGTCCAACGGCTCCCCTGTAtatggggggagttgaaactccctccatatatagagtgagtttcaactccccctatatctctaatcacaccgtttcttcatgatattaatctcgtttgagcctcgtaacatgatgataatgcgtattatgatagtataaatattgtatgattttttttaaattcaaaaatgataaataaatagttagttaatgagtgatagtatatagagggaatagatatgggggaatAGTTGTAGAggaggagttatagggggaggaattttttggaggaagatagtaaaatataataaatagtatgtttggggggagttggatgggggaatGATCGGAGATAGCCTTAGACCGTCCACAGCGATAGGAGCAAATGGAGGAGTAAATctactgtttgacactgtagatgtactgtttgacactgtagacagagagagcgtgggaaacgaggcaagagcaaatttgctcttgccctTGCCATTGTGGACAGCCTTAGTCCCCCCTCTCAACGCAATTCTCCTTCGTCTCCCCGCTTCCACCGCAACCCCCCAAGGCTCTTCTCGCCGCCGCACCAGCTCGTGGCACCCTAACCCTAAAACCCTTACCCCTCGCCTCCAACCCCACGCTCCCATGGAGGGGCGCGGAGGCTAAGCATAGCCAACCCATCGCATATCCCCATGGATTGAGTCGTCGATTCCAAGGCATGGGTCCAAACCCTAGCCTGCGACAGCTGGCCGcttcggcggcggaggtggcgttGACGGCGtctgagccgccgccgcagccacgggCGCGTGTGGTGCGTATCCTCGTGCACGATGCTGACGCTACCGATTCGTCCTCCAGCGAGGATGAGGCGGCGCGGCCTCCTCTGCGCAGGGCGAGGGGTGGCAGCAGCAGCGTGGGCGCGAAGCGCCGCGTCATGGAAGCGGCCGGGGCTAATTCGCCCGTTCACTTCCGTGGCGTCCGCCGGAGGCCGTgggggcgctgggcggcggagatccgcgacccgcacaaccgccgccgcctgtggcTGGGCACCTTCAGCACCGCGGAGGAGGCTGCCGCCGCCTATGACACTGCGaacctccgcctccgcggtgCCAGCGCCCCTACCAATTTCCCGTCCGCTCGTTACGCGCTGTCGCTGCCACCAGAGCCAGCCAAGCCTATCATCTCGCTGACTCCTGAACCAAGAAAGGTGATCACCTTGCCACCAGTACCTGTGAAACCGACCGTCCCTCTTCAGGTGAAGGAGGGTGGGAACTATGACGGCCAGGTGGAGGGAGGTTGCTCGGAGCTCAAGGCTTTTGCACCAAAGCCAATATGGGAGATGATCCCTGTGAAGCGCAAGAAGCGTTCGGGCTGTGGCAATGGCAGTTGCCTGCGCATCGCCATCCGTGCTGCTTCTGTCTGCGTGGAGGAGGTTGGCGGGGCCTGAGGGCCCAAGTACCTGTAATTACTATTGCTAGAAGCTTATTATCtatgatctatctctatagcaTCATTAGAACCTGGTATTGTATAATTTTGGTTAGCGTTAGACTGTCGATGTGAAAACATATGGTTCAGGATGCGATATGATTGGGTGATGCTGCTATAATGTATATATGGTGTTCTGTTACATTCGGAAATATGTTCCTGATCTGTGTGATGCAATATGCCGTGCTTGAATGTGGAATTGAACTGTCATATACAATCTAATCTCTTGATGTGAGAACTAATATAATGTTTTCGACATAGTAGTGGTACATCATTGCTTATAGTTGGTTACTGGGATTGTCTTTGTGGAGTGCAAGGTATTGATCTATTCTTGAATTGTTTGTCTGTTTGTGTGCGTGTCAAGTTCGTGGGCTTTTTCCGGTTACACTGCTAGTGTGCAATTAAATGTGTTGTCGTATGTGGGCCCATGCGGGTAACTATGACATGAATATTCCTCTTATTCCATGATTTCCTAGAATTTGTATCTTGCAGTCATGTCCGAATTGTTCCTCTTCAATTATTACTTCTGGAATGTTTCTCTTGATGTTGATAATGTTTTGCTACTCTATTCACTTTATGCTTGGCAAGGTGCCATCTTTATAGATGACCGATGATGGCTGGTTGGATAATCCATCTGTACTCTTTGCTCGATACACATATTTCTGTGCTATGAAAAGTTCTTTTAAGAAAATTGTATCCTCCTTGTGATGATTTTAACTAGAGCAGATGTGGTCAGTCGGCAGAAATGATTATCATGTGTCCTTCAGTCCAAAGCTGTTGCTTACTTGACTTGGTCATGTGAGTTTCAGTTGTTATCCTTTCAAGATTTGTACTGCTTTTCTTGGTGACATTGCGAAGGCAATGTTTTATTTTATTGGCATTTTTGGAACAATGCTGTTGTCTTTCTTTATGCTGGCTGCAAGGCTGAATTCAATATTTGGTTTGTGGTCGCTGAGATAAAAACATGATTTGCACAACTTTTCTTTGACATATGCACGCGCACACATCTGTAtcgttattttctttttttaatttgaGTTAGTGGCCAGTGCTGGTTACTTTGACCTGTACAGCATCTCTTAGTTTTTGGTCCTGCGCGTATGTTTGCTTCAAAGATGAAGACACAGTATGCTCGTAGTTCAGCTGTTGGACCCTTGGAAGTGAACGTCTGCaagtctgttttttttttttgaacatgtCTGCAAGTCTGTTGATCTTGAGAGCACCTGTAGGTTACGTTGCTATGCATGGCCTTGTACCATACATGATACAGCCCTTGTTCAGTGTTAGATTTTACTTCTTGGTTCTGCATTTGCTAATTtgcttcttggttatgcatttGCTATGTCACTTCTTGCTTGGTTCTGCATTCGCTATTCTACTTCTTGATTCTGCATTCGCCATGTACACTGTAGTTCTGCTTCTGAGTTACCTTGCTCCGTATCTGCGCGTAGTCATTGATGTAGATAGAGTGCCCTTGCGCCTTGTATCTGCGCGTAGTCATTGAACAATGTCAATGTAGCGGTGAGTTTTGCAGAGCTCCATCCGTGGCAGTGCGATCCCGATCCTCTCGGTTTCGCTTTGCCCTGATTCATGCACCGAACAAAATTCAGGAGACATGTTTCTGGATAGCTGAACACGGTACAGTTCGCATAATGGGCTGCCAGGCCTGACATAGGCAATGAAGAAACTGTTGCCATCACccagggccgtgtttggttgcgtAGCACGCACAATTCCTGAGATAAGAAtctcacatgtatggagtattaaacgaagtttatttgtaaaaatttttcacggatgggtataacttttcacgacgaatctaatgacagtaattaatcgatgattggctacagtgatgctacagtaccatcctctaatcgtgcggtcaaaggcctcattgggttcgtctcgcgaagtagtgcaaggtgcaaggttgtggagttagttttacaaattgcctttatttagtacacctaattattggtcaaaatttttgtgataCTTTGCTACTaccaaccaaacagggcccaggTCTTCACAGCCTACAGTCTCGAGACCATGCCGTTTTGTACCAGCCATCGTTATCGCGCTCAGTGCGCTACTACCTACCTGTGCCCCAGGAAGCCAGCAACATCTTGCAGGCCATGATACACAAAAATATAATCGACTAAGAGCCAAACATGCAGAGTGAAGAACAGAGGGTTTTATCCTGACAACTGCTAGGCTATGTCAATCCTGGTTGGATTAAGGCATTGTAAGTTCACGGTCCCTGTGACCAAACCAGATATCAGAAGGTACAAGCTGACAATcctttccttattttttttattttttgcaacTCCATAATGTTAAAAGGTTATAATACAAGGTTAATAAAACACCTAAAGCTCGCACACTAGGGCCTCTCTAGTTTAACATGCAGTTTGCAGTTCACCACCATACCACCACATACTAGGGTTAACCGTCAATAACAAATAGAACGAATGTTCTAGACCATACAGCAACCAAGCCGGATCCAACCAACGATCCATAGCTACTCTCATCCTCCCAGCAGTTTCCCCTGTCTGAAAGCGGAAACTAACTGATACCAGACTCAGCTAGTGAAGGCACATTGCCCTTCACGCATGCCGATGACAAACATTGCCCAAAGGCATGGCATTCCCTTGACAACGGTATAGCATACCTGGATAGTGCCAGGTAGGATGGTATAGTTGCTTCTCTACTGACCTGTTTTTGCGCGTTTCATACCACCGTTGCTGAATGGAGAGACGCTCCCAGGATGAGGGCTGTCCTCTCTCAGGGTTGAATTTAGCATTGCCAGCTCCCTGAGCTGTTGCCTTTTGTAGAAATCTTGGGACTCATCCTGCAGCAGATACCAAGATGACCTTGTAAGCCAGGCATAAGTGAACCTCATTTGTTAATATATGAAACTTAACGATTAGCGAGAACCAATTGTACACCATGTGAAAACGTCCGCAAGGTCCAGACTAGAACATGTTAAAAAATTGGAACCAATAAATGGTAGGCAAAATTCAAGAAAAGAGTTGTGTGACAAGTAGGGGAGCTACAGGTAAGCCAAAGGCATTTTTTTATCTAGGAATGAATGATGTGGCAATTCTTGGGGATCTTCTTCACAccattccttttttttaagaaaaaaaagctCTTTCACGTAAATTGTCCCTGACATGTTTAAATTGCTATTTTCTTGGCTTTTCTCAGAAATCAATTATATTGCATTTCCTGCTGAATTGATCCTGGAGATTAGTAAAGGCCTAACCATATAAAGATCTCTCAAGTACAAATATTTCCAGTGGGCAGCAGGGAGGGGCGTCACACTGTAATCTAGCAGATATAGATATACCATGCACATAGTAATAGGGTGCATAAAAATCACTCACCACGGGTTTTAGCAATTCTTCTATAATCTCCTGTGCATGTCTCAACCTTGCATCGATGATACTAGCAGGGAACTCAGCCTCAATCAAGATATGCAGCGGATCACTCAGGTGCTCATAGCCTGGTTTTCCTCGTAGTTTGTCCTCCTTGAAAAATCATGAACCATATAGGTAAAGCTTGTTGCAATGAAGCAGAATCAGGAAAGCAACAAGCAAAAGCAGAGCAATAAAACAATTATCTGTTTAGCAGGGTCGAATAGGGATAGAGGAACTCCAATTTATGTTAGTGAGAAAAAAGAAATGACAGGTAACCTAGGCTAGAAGTACAATGCAAGATTGCAAGTGTAAAAGCAACCAGGTATTCAGGTGAGTTGCAGAGGAACCCTTAACATTTGCATGAAATATACAAGTGTTTGGGCACATGAGAGAAACTTTGATTACACCATTAGAAGTTCAAGAAAACAAATTGGAATTTCTAGGCTCCTGAACTATATATTTTCCAGAGAGCTCCATGAGATACACTACCTTAATTTGGCGGGTGTAAATAAGGACTGAAAACTTCTCTTACCTTCCCTGGATCTTTGATGGAACCCTTTCCTCTAATGAAAACACGACATCCAGTGGATGCTTCTACCCGCTTTAGAGAATTACCTCTAGGTCCTAAAATGCGCCCCACAAAATTGAACTGGGACAGAAGTGAAAATAATATCAACATAAAGCTTAAAGTTTAATACTCTTTTGTGTGAACTTCAAGAGAAACTGCACAAGTTGGAAGAGGGCATACATTCGGATAAGAATCAACTGGGACGTCCAGACGAAGAATCTTCTTTACAACATGCGAGCTAGGACTTGGTGGTGCTCCTTGCCAGTCCATACTGGTTCCTTGAGGAAAACCTAATCTCTTTTGTATTGTTCATAAAAGGCAAAGATATACTTTATCAGTATTCGTGACAAAAAAAACATCTTAAAGCATGTGCATAACATGAATGCCAGTACATCTTGAATGCATTTATCATATTAATGCACTATGGCTCTAAAATATCATTATCAAGCAGATACGAGGTTCATCTCTATCAATGATAACAACCAGGACTCCCAGAGGAAGAGCACATTCATTTGTGCATGAAGTACAGAAGAGAGTCAACCACTTGATTGAAAATACATTTTTAAGTGTTACCTCTTGTAATCCGCTCCAAGGACTGAACCCATTGCCAGGGAGATTAGATCTGGGGTTTGGAGAAGACATTGGACTAGGACTTCTAAATCGATGCCTGTCGAAATCGCCAAATCCATGGTTGTGGACAATGCTTGATACCCGCATAATCTCTGGGTAGAACAAAGGCCCGAAGTTCATTTAATCTTTTATAACAAGAAATAGATAATTTGTTGATTAGAGCTAGACTAACAAAGGTCAGAAGATGGCACTTCCACTCCATGAGAATCGACACAAGAAATGATCAGAAAATACCAAAACATATGGACATTGATGTAAATCATTTTGTTATGCCTGCAATATATACAGATGATCACTAGGTTATAGGAATAATTTCTTTTACAGGATGGTCCAACCAAATAACACTTAGTCAATTAATAAACACTGGACCATCAATCTACAATGTTAAAAATAAAGGGAATCTCCTATAAGTCATGGTCAGATAATATGCATTGCACACAAGTTGGAGTCAGCTGACAGGGCACGATTACCCCAtcaagcaaaaaaaatttaggtcaccaatgcaaaaaaaaaaagacaaaaaaagGTATGCCGGTTCCAGTATCAGCAATAGGAAAAGATTGTATAATATGAAGAACGATTCCTTTATAATATTAACAAATCTGTTCATAACTAGGCCGGAAATTTTATTTCTAATAAGTAAAGCAGTCATGCGTATGCTCTGTTATGTCTTCACCATCTTGATGGTAGTGTGCACTGAAAAACATATGTTGATCACCACCAATAATATCTACCACTTGTACAGTACAGGAGATTTATCATTGCTTTTATGTACTTCTGTGAAGATCAACTGTAGCCTGTAATCCAAACAAGTTAATAACATATGCATTCCTTTGAAGCATACCAAATAGAGATGGAACCAAGTCACGAATGGTTCGACGAAGATGTTGATCTGAACCATCAGGACTACAGAGTAAAAGAGCCAGATCGATCATCGACGACACCAAATGATGGCATTATCTCTTAGAAGCCTGATCATCTAATCTAACAAATTGATTAAGCATCGCAATACAAATCTAAAGGAAAGAAACATAGGGAATTGTAAGGACCAAAGATCATAGACAGAGAAGCAGCAGGCAATGCCATCCAAACTGAGTACTCACCCAAGGCATTGGGGGCGCTAGTAACCAAAGAAAACTCTCATCACAAAGCAAGAAAAGACAAGGCGGAGATGAAAAGATCTCACCTTGACTCAACAACTTGTTGCATATAGGCAACACCTGCATGAAAGGCCCCAGCTTCTGGTGTTCGGCGAGCAACTCGGCTAAGTACTGACTGCAAGAAACCAAACAAACCGATGATAATTGTTAGAGCCATCACAATACCATCAATTAAACCGAATAAGAAAAGGGGGCAAAGAAGCTTGGCATCAATAATTGTCGAATAAAAAACAGAAGAAATCCATGCGCCGCTCTACCTATCAACATCTGGATTGCTTCTAATCTGAGGGGAGAGGTTTCGCGCAGGGGAGAACCCCTGGCTGTAGAGCCCCGACATGGCGGCGGCTCTGGAGAGTGAGGGTTGCAATCGAGGAGGAGGTGAGGTGATTGAGAGAGATACGCAGCCAAGAAGTGGAGGCGAGGCGAGGAGATGGTGTGTGCGGTGTGGGGT
This window contains:
- the LOC120689488 gene encoding ethylene-responsive transcription factor CRF4-like, whose amino-acid sequence is MGPNPSLRQLAASAAEVALTASEPPPQPRARVVRILVHDADATDSSSSEDEAARPPLRRARGGSSSVGAKRRVMEAAGANSPVHFRGVRRRPWGRWAAEIRDPHNRRRLWLGTFSTAEEAAAAYDTANLRLRGASAPTNFPSARYALSLPPEPAKPIISLTPEPRKVITLPPVPVKPTVPLQVKEGGNYDGQVEGGCSELKAFAPKPIWEMIPVKRKKRSGCGNGSCLRIAIRAASVCVEEVGGA
- the LOC120689487 gene encoding KH domain-containing protein SPIN1 isoform X1, producing MSGLYSQGFSPARNLSPQIRSNPDVDSQYLAELLAEHQKLGPFMQVLPICNKLLSQEIMRVSSIVHNHGFGDFDRHRFRSPSPMSSPNPRSNLPGNGFSPWSGLQERLGFPQGTSMDWQGAPPSPSSHVVKKILRLDVPVDSYPNFNFVGRILGPRGNSLKRVEASTGCRVFIRGKGSIKDPGKEDKLRGKPGYEHLSDPLHILIEAEFPASIIDARLRHAQEIIEELLKPVDESQDFYKRQQLRELAMLNSTLREDSPHPGSVSPFSNGGMKRAKTGQSETERIGIALPRMELCKTHRYIDIVQ
- the LOC120689487 gene encoding KH domain-containing protein SPIN1 isoform X2: MSGLYSQGFSPARNLSPQIRSNPDVDSQYLAELLAEHQKLGPFMQVLPICNKLLSQEIMRVSSIVHNHGFGDFDRHRFRSPSPMSSPNPRSNLPGNGFSPWSGLQERLGFPQGTSMDWQGAPPSPSSHVVKKILRLDVPVDSYPNFNFVGRILGPRGNSLKRVEASTGCRVFIRGKGSIKDPGKEDKLRGKPGYEHLSDPLHILIEAEFPASIIDARLRHAQEIIEELLKPVDESQDFYKRQQLRELAMLNSTLREDSPHPGSVSPFSNGGMKRAKTDTRRKGTLSTSMTTRRYGAR